The proteins below come from a single Eucalyptus grandis isolate ANBG69807.140 chromosome 3, ASM1654582v1, whole genome shotgun sequence genomic window:
- the LOC104436246 gene encoding dehydration-responsive element-binding protein 3: MIEPPNSDRETSYNSLSSPPSSPSSPTGWTDSSLNTVPKPTGHQNSADLPAESDKKIKRLRDSGKHPVYRGVRMRNWGKWVSEIREPRKKSRIWLGTFPTPEMAARAHDVAALSIKGSSAILNFPELISLLPRPISLSPRDVQAAALKAAQMDKFDTITTSTASSSSSMSPSSSLVSAMDLSETSVELSEIIELPSLGTSYELTRPSSEFVFVDSVDGWLYHPPWLGASFDDECGYVGG; the protein is encoded by the coding sequence ATGATTGAGCCGCCCAACTCGGACCGCGAAACCAGTTACAACTCGCTCTCTTCCCCACCATCCTCCCCTTCCTCGCCCACAGGGTGGACTGACTCCTCCCTCAACACGGTCCCAAAGCCCACCGGCCACCAGAATTCTGCCGACTTGCCAGCCGAATCCGATAAGAAGATCAAGCGCCTCCGCGACTCGGGCAAGCACCCGGTGTACCGCGGCGTGCGCATGAGAAACTGGGGCAAATGGGTCTCCGAGATCCGCGAGCCGCGGAAGAAATCCCGCATTTGGCTCGGGACGTTCCCAACCCCGGAGATGGCAGCCCGTGCCCACGACGTGGCCGCCCTGAGCATCAAAGGCAGCTCGGCGATCCTCAATTTCCCCGAACTCATCAGCTTGCTGCCTCGGCCCATCTCGCTCAGCCCGCGCGACGTGCAGGCGGCGGCATTAAAAGCAGCCCAGATGGATAAATTCGATACAATCACCACATCAACGGCGTCTTCATCCTCGTCAATGAGTCCTTCGTCATCACTAGTCTCAGCAATGGATCTGTCCGAGACATCGGTGGAGCTGAGCGAGATCATCGAGTTGCCTAGTCTTGGGACGAGTTACGAGTTGACGAGGCCGAGCAGCGAGTTCGTGTTCGTCGACTCGGTGGACGGGTGGCTTTACCATCCGCCATGGCTGGGGGCGAGCTTCGATGACGAGTGTGGTTATGTGGGTGGATGA